One window of Verrucomicrobiia bacterium genomic DNA carries:
- a CDS encoding mechanosensitive ion channel family protein, with product MAELSEVSKNVLLLLSVPGLYCLLVLLGRRLKRVHRVDLGWMYHVFSLALAIWIPAALLDVHWTSRREILAVVVLTVPFFINALVKRYVWEVRFSQRRETRVPKLVSDATALAIFMVAILVVLRVLYDVKIPGLLAGSGIVAIILGLALQDLLGNIIAGFAIHFEQPFKAGDWLQVNEHRAQVMEINWRATRLRTRDAVYLDIPNRELVRQTIVNYHYPDSLHSLRISVPIDYGAPPSRVKEVLHHATANAKGVLPEPRIRTFLKDYREYYAEYEIQFWINDNALYNDVRDAVHTNVWYGLQRHGIKIALPVRTVRIERPSRSRELEMQTAARGILRQQQLFKCLSDEELDALLPRGRIVHFGQGEKLIEQGDEGQSMFILVEGQANVMVERNEFQTQVASLSSGDCFGEMSLLTGERRSATVVATKDCEVVEISKAVVAKSLKSNPELLHKLSELLAQRQMENEGIIAKQTETHVLHATHAAYRETFVDRLRKFFQM from the coding sequence ATGGCCGAACTCAGCGAAGTCTCGAAAAACGTCCTGCTGCTGCTTTCCGTTCCCGGCCTGTACTGCCTCCTCGTCCTGCTGGGCCGCCGTCTTAAACGGGTCCATCGCGTCGACTTGGGGTGGATGTATCACGTCTTCAGTCTCGCGCTTGCGATTTGGATTCCCGCGGCGTTGCTGGATGTTCATTGGACTTCGCGGCGCGAAATTCTGGCGGTTGTCGTCCTGACGGTGCCGTTCTTCATCAATGCGCTGGTCAAGCGCTACGTGTGGGAGGTTCGCTTCAGCCAGCGCCGGGAAACACGGGTGCCGAAGCTCGTGAGCGACGCCACCGCCCTCGCGATTTTCATGGTCGCAATCCTGGTTGTCCTGCGGGTGCTCTACGATGTGAAGATCCCCGGCTTGCTCGCAGGTTCGGGAATTGTCGCGATCATCCTCGGCCTTGCACTCCAGGACTTGCTCGGGAACATCATTGCTGGCTTTGCCATTCATTTTGAGCAGCCGTTCAAGGCGGGTGACTGGCTGCAGGTGAACGAGCACCGCGCGCAAGTGATGGAAATCAACTGGCGCGCAACACGGCTTCGAACGCGCGACGCCGTTTATCTCGACATTCCGAACCGTGAGCTGGTGAGGCAAACGATCGTGAATTATCACTACCCGGATTCGTTGCATTCACTCCGCATCTCGGTTCCGATCGATTATGGCGCTCCGCCGTCGCGAGTGAAGGAAGTGCTTCACCACGCCACTGCGAATGCCAAGGGGGTGCTGCCGGAGCCGCGCATACGAACGTTCCTGAAGGACTACCGCGAATATTACGCTGAGTATGAGATCCAGTTCTGGATCAATGATAACGCCTTGTACAACGACGTGCGCGATGCAGTGCATACGAACGTTTGGTATGGGTTGCAGAGGCACGGGATAAAGATCGCCCTTCCCGTGCGGACCGTAAGGATTGAACGCCCGTCAAGATCGCGCGAGCTGGAAATGCAGACGGCCGCGCGCGGCATTCTGCGCCAGCAGCAACTGTTCAAGTGCCTGTCAGATGAGGAACTTGATGCATTGCTGCCGCGCGGCCGCATCGTGCATTTCGGACAGGGCGAAAAGTTGATTGAACAGGGCGACGAAGGCCAGTCGATGTTCATCCTCGTCGAAGGCCAGGCAAACGTCATGGTGGAACGGAATGAGTTTCAGACTCAAGTGGCGTCCCTCTCGTCAGGGGATTGCTTTGGGGAAATGTCATTACTGACAGGTGAAAGGCGCAGCGCCACGGTTGTCGCAACGAAGGATTGCGAAGTCGTGGAAATCAGCAAGGCAGTGGTCGCAAAGAGCCTCAAGTCAAATCCCGAGCTCCTGCACAAGCTGAGCGAACTGCTAGCCCAGCGTCAGATGGAGAACGAGGGCATCATCGCAAAACAGACCGAGACCCATGTGCTCCACGCCACACATGCCGCCTATCGGGAAACATTCGTTGATCGTCTTCGCAAGTTCTTCCAGATGTGA
- a CDS encoding TlpA disulfide reductase family protein gives MISPTRFLRRTCAPAIILCCICGIAELRAADESFGSRLESVMKIRRSEVVDWLKFEKEVAALQKDFPSEAAGYDPSLSLINHYQPVDPAKARQLAEALIQSPAPEAFRVRAQGVLNRMSLLGKPVQMRFTALDGSEVDLAKLTGKVVLIDFWATWCRPCIVDLPKVKAAYEKFHAAGFEIIGVSCDENQQALDRFLKRQEITWPQYFDGQRQAGNRLAREFGIIGVPHMLLLDRNGHLRFDNVKAGAAEFQIRIQELLREK, from the coding sequence ATGATCAGCCCAACCCGGTTCCTTCGTCGCACCTGCGCGCCTGCCATCATCCTTTGTTGCATCTGTGGGATTGCAGAATTGAGAGCGGCGGACGAATCCTTCGGCTCGCGACTGGAATCGGTGATGAAGATCCGGCGTTCCGAAGTTGTGGACTGGCTAAAGTTCGAGAAAGAAGTTGCCGCGCTGCAGAAGGATTTTCCGTCCGAGGCTGCTGGCTACGATCCGTCTCTCTCGTTGATTAACCACTACCAGCCTGTCGATCCCGCAAAAGCGCGACAACTTGCGGAAGCGTTGATCCAAAGCCCGGCGCCCGAAGCATTCCGCGTGCGCGCCCAAGGCGTCCTCAACCGAATGAGCCTTCTAGGAAAACCGGTGCAAATGCGTTTCACGGCATTGGATGGAAGCGAGGTCGACCTGGCAAAGCTCACGGGCAAGGTGGTGTTGATCGATTTCTGGGCGACCTGGTGCCGGCCCTGCATCGTGGATCTGCCGAAGGTCAAAGCTGCCTATGAGAAGTTCCACGCGGCTGGATTCGAGATCATCGGCGTGAGTTGCGACGAAAATCAACAGGCGTTGGACAGATTCTTAAAACGCCAGGAAATCACGTGGCCGCAATATTTCGATGGCCAGCGCCAGGCCGGCAATCGATTGGCCAGGGAGTTCGGAATCATCGGCGTTCCGCACATGCTTCTATTGGATCGCAACGGACACCTGCGTTTCGACAACGTGAAAGCCGGCGCCGCGGAATTCCAAATACGCATTCAGGAACTGCTGCGGGAAAAATAA